In the Ostrinia nubilalis chromosome 7, ilOstNubi1.1, whole genome shotgun sequence genome, one interval contains:
- the LOC135073652 gene encoding protein cbp-1-like, producing the protein MCPHKVEVVKDKFDLRSWQLVAQRQDLIERCLTSLGHSCRCVDAYCRQPSCPKMKRVVIHTTICRRKNKGTCPVCKQLIALCCHHARNCRENRCPVPFCTAVKNRLRTNTILRARAAVRQVLPADEEIDEIEVNIQSGVSGWRVVRVVSSPSRLEAQEGGAQAAVRQLNGAEAMEEDLADNNNVAENPMDAMANKAPVDDDSESTMSE; encoded by the exons ATGTGTCCGCACAAGGTCGAAGTGGTGAAGGACAAGTTCGACTTGAGGAGCTGGCAGCTCGTGGCGCAGCGCCAGGACCTCATCGAGCGCTGCCTGACATCGCTGGGCCACTCGTGCCGCTGCGTGGACGCCTACTGCCGCCAGCCGTCATGCCCAAAGATGAAGCGGGTGGTCATCCACACCACCATTTGCCGGCGCAAGAACAAGGGCACTTGCCCGGTGTGCAAGCAGCTCATTGCTCTGTGCTGCCATCATGCCAGGAACTGCCGG GAGAACCGTTGCCCGGTGCCCTTCTGCACCGCGGTGAAGAATAGGCTGCGTACGAACACCATTctgcgcgcccgcgccgctgtcCGCCAGGTGCTTCCCGCTGATGAGGAGATCGATGAAATAGAA GTGAACATCCAAAGCGGCGTGTCTGGCTGGCGCGTGGTGCGCGTAGTATCGAGCCCTAGCCGCCTGGAAGCTCAAGAGGGCGGGGCGCAAGCCGCCGTGCGCCAGCTCAACGGCGCCGAAGCCATGGAGGAGGACCTGGCCGACAACAACAACGTCGCCGAGAACCCCATGGACGCCATGGCAAACAAAGCCCCCGTCGACGACGACTCGGAGTCAACCATGTCCGAGTAA